From the Quercus lobata isolate SW786 chromosome 6, ValleyOak3.0 Primary Assembly, whole genome shotgun sequence genome, one window contains:
- the LOC115994837 gene encoding photosystem II D1 precursor processing protein PSB27-H2, chloroplastic isoform X2, giving the protein MEVFLAPKTCPSVLSKRIKNILKPDNESRCHVVLSSQETASSRRHIIVCTGVSLVTTLTFNYGLTPPVVWAEEKSNGQEEEDTGVIGAITSLFDPNEKTKSGKLLPKAYLKSAREFVKTLRDSLKEDPKDIAKFRRTADAAKESIREYLSNWRGQQTVVQEESYVVLEKAIRSLASFYSKAGPSAALPEEVKSEILDDLNAAEGSL; this is encoded by the exons ATGGAAGTTTTTCTTGCACCAAAGACTTGCCCCTCTGTACTGTCCAAAAGAATTAAGAACATATTGAAACCTGACAATGAGT CAAGGTGTCATGTTGTGCTATCCTCTCAAGAAACTGCATCAAGTCGCCGGCATATTATAGTGTGCACTGGTGTGTCATTGGTCACCACACTGACCTTCAACTATGGCTTGACACCACCGGTTGTTTGGGCTGAAGAAAAGTCAAATGGCCAAGAGGAAGAGGATACAGGAGTTATAGGGGCCATCACATCACTATTTGATCCCAATGAGAAAACTAAGTCTGGTAAACTGTTGCCAAAGGCTTACTTGAAGTCAGCGAGAGAGTTTGTGAAGACACTGCGTGACTCCTTAAAGGAAGACCCAAAAGATATTGCTAAGTTTAGACGCACGGCAGATGCAGCAAAGGAGTCAATTCGAGAGTATTTGAGCAATTGGAGAGGACAACAAACTGTGGTTCAAGAG GAATCATATGTTGTGCTAGAGAAAGCTATTAGATCATTAGCCAGCTTCTACTCGAAGGCCGGCCCATCTGCTGCTTTGCCAGAAGAGGTTAAGTCCGAGATATTAGATGACCTGAATGCAGCTGAGGGGTCCTTGTAA
- the LOC115994836 gene encoding imidazoleglycerol-phosphate dehydratase 1, chloroplastic → MELAATHRLLLLHQNPLLKPRVRVSHRPFTLTSNSISPVHHRQQLRMNMSKPISCSASADDNGSTTTATTSPIGAVARIGEVKRVTKETNVSVKINLDGTGVAENNTGIPFLDHMLDQLASHGLFDVHVKATGDIHIDDHHTNEDVALAIGTACLQALGDRKGINRFGDFSAPLDEALIHVALDLSGRPYLGYDLQIPTQRVGTYDTQLVEHFFQSLVNTSGMTLHIRQLAGRNSHHIIEATFKAFARALRQATESDPRRGGTVPSSKGVLSRS, encoded by the exons ATGGAGCTAGCCGCAACTcatcgtcttcttcttcttcatcaaaacCCACTGCTCAAACCTAGGGTTAGGGTTTCTCACAGACCTTTCACTCTCACTTCAAACTCAATCTCACCGGTTCATCACCGCCAGCAACTGAGAATGAACATGTCGAAACCCATTTCATGCTCTGCTTCAGCTGATGACAACGGCTCCACCACGACCGCAACCACTTCTCCAATCGGCGCTg TGGCTCGGATTGGAGAGGTGAAGAGGGTGACGAAAGAGACGAATGTGTCAGTGAAAATAAACTTGGATGGTACAGGTGTTGCTGAAAATAATACTGGGATTCCCTTCCTTGATCATATGTTGGAT CAACTTGCTTCGCATGGGCTGTTTGATGTGCATGTTAAGGCCACTGGTGATATCCACATTGACGACCATCACACAAATGAAGATGTTGCTCTTGCCATTGGAACG GCTTGTTTGCAGGCACTTGGTGATAGGAAAGGAATAAATCGGTTTGGTGACTTCTCAGCTCCTCTTGATGAAGCACTAATACATGTTGCACTG GATTTATCTGGCCGACCGTATTTAGGTTATGATTTGCAAATACCTACTCAGAGAGTTGGAACATATGACACTCAG TTGGTGGAGCACTTTTTCCAATCGCTGGTGAATACTTCTGGCATGACACTCCACATCCGGCAG CTTGCTGGAAGAAACTCTCACCACATAATTGAAGCAACTTTCAAAGCTTTTGCAAGAGCTCTTCGACAAGCAACAGAATCTGACCCTCGCCGTGGTGGGACTGTTCCAAG TTCAAAAGGTGTGCTGTCCCGTTCTTGA
- the LOC115994837 gene encoding photosystem II D1 precursor processing protein PSB27-H2, chloroplastic isoform X1 codes for MEVFLAPKTCPSVLSKRIKNILKPDNEYKLQPRCHVVLSSQETASSRRHIIVCTGVSLVTTLTFNYGLTPPVVWAEEKSNGQEEEDTGVIGAITSLFDPNEKTKSGKLLPKAYLKSAREFVKTLRDSLKEDPKDIAKFRRTADAAKESIREYLSNWRGQQTVVQEESYVVLEKAIRSLASFYSKAGPSAALPEEVKSEILDDLNAAEGSL; via the exons ATGGAAGTTTTTCTTGCACCAAAGACTTGCCCCTCTGTACTGTCCAAAAGAATTAAGAACATATTGAAACCTGACAATGAGT ATAAACTGCAACCAAGGTGTCATGTTGTGCTATCCTCTCAAGAAACTGCATCAAGTCGCCGGCATATTATAGTGTGCACTGGTGTGTCATTGGTCACCACACTGACCTTCAACTATGGCTTGACACCACCGGTTGTTTGGGCTGAAGAAAAGTCAAATGGCCAAGAGGAAGAGGATACAGGAGTTATAGGGGCCATCACATCACTATTTGATCCCAATGAGAAAACTAAGTCTGGTAAACTGTTGCCAAAGGCTTACTTGAAGTCAGCGAGAGAGTTTGTGAAGACACTGCGTGACTCCTTAAAGGAAGACCCAAAAGATATTGCTAAGTTTAGACGCACGGCAGATGCAGCAAAGGAGTCAATTCGAGAGTATTTGAGCAATTGGAGAGGACAACAAACTGTGGTTCAAGAG GAATCATATGTTGTGCTAGAGAAAGCTATTAGATCATTAGCCAGCTTCTACTCGAAGGCCGGCCCATCTGCTGCTTTGCCAGAAGAGGTTAAGTCCGAGATATTAGATGACCTGAATGCAGCTGAGGGGTCCTTGTAA